The region gaaatgtgtcttccgcatttaatccATAATTGACATACACggcacagtgggttaactgctttgttcaggagcagaatgacagatttttaccttgtcagctcggggattcgatccagcgaccttttggttactggcccaacactctaaccactaggctacctgccgccagtaTATCAAAGACAACAACACCTATCACAGAAGACATTGCCAGATAATAAAGATAGTATCATCATATGGGAATAAAATCCGATGCATAAATTGGTTATATTTTGCTGATGTGGTTCTAGGTTCCACAGGGTTCTAGATCGGGGCAGTGGAAACTCCTGCGCCCGCAGCGACGTTCTCTTCGTCCCCCTGGACGGCTCCAAACTGTGGAAGAAGAGGAACGAGGTGATCGAGAGAGCCCGGAGAGAGGTGGAGCAGAGGGCCAGAGACCTGAGGGAGAAGGAGcgggaacgagagagggagagagagagggagcgggaccTGGAGAGGCATCTACAAGTGAGTATAATAGGGCAGGGGGGGAGgcgatgagggagggagggagggagggggacacaATGCTCAATTTCCTTCTCCTTTTTGTCTCTTTaaatgctccctctctctctgcagcaacagaaggacaataacAATGCAAATATACAACGCCAGGgatcctctctcttcttcccctcctcctcctccatcctcctcgaCCCTAACTCCTCTTCTAACCCTGGGTCTCACCCTCAACCTCACCCCCAGCAGCACCACTCCCACCCACACCCCCACGCTCAcctccacccctcccacctccacccctccctctctcaacaCATCCCACACTCCCTCCTCATGCAATCAATGGGGGGTTCAACGGTGGTTGGCCCACAGGGGGCTCTGGGGATCGGGTTAGGAGGGCCGTACCTGGGCCCTGACACCCCCGCACTGCGGACCCTGAGCGAGTATGCCCGGCCCCACGCTATGTCCCCCCTCGGGGCTAGTCGCCAACACCAACACCCGCATGTCCACCATCATGGCCACCCTCATGGCCACCCCCATGTCCACCCCTCCTTCTTCCTCCCCCAGTTCCAGAACCATGCTCTGGCCCACCCACATCACATGCCTGCTGATGCAGCCACAGCGGCAGCCATCTTGGGTTTCCTCTATGGGGGCAGTATGGAGGGAGGGCCAGGGGGGCATGGAGGAGGACATGGGGGGATGGGGGGTGCAGGGTTAGGGGGGATGGGGTTTCCCCATGCAGTGGCAGCCCACCGTGAGCGCATGAAGCCGGGGTTTGAGTTTAAGAGTGAGGACAGGGTGTACCAGCCGGGCTCCTTGGGAGATCCTACGGCTCTCGCCCTCGCCCACTCCCACTCGCATGCCCACGCTCACGCTCATGCACATGCTCACTCCCTACTgctggggggagggggtggaggtgaGGTGTCCATTTACGGCACCCCCCCTCCCCAGgctcctccacccccaccacCGCCCCTCCAGAACCCAGCGTTAGCCCCAGTGAGTCGCCTCCCTAACCCTCCTCCCGCCCCTCAgtccctctccaaccctccccccttctccctgcttcctccctcGCTCCCCTCTCACCCTGCACCTGCACCAGCCCCTCCACCCCCGGCCCCCGCAGCTGCACCTCTGCccgctcctcctccaccctcctccaaccctgtttcatccctccatcacccCGCACCGCACTCCTTTCCCAGCTCCCTCCCCCCATCTCACCCCCCACCTGCCCCCGCCTCGGTGACCGCCCCTTCCGAGACCTACCCCCCTCCCACTCGCTCCCCCAccacctctgagagagagaggagtggagagagggagagagaaagagagcgagacagagcgggGCTGCCAGCCGGTGGAGAGAGgggacgagagagggagagggagcgagagagagaaagagaaagagggggaagcaATGGAAGTGGAGGAAGTGGTGGAAGTGgcggaggaggaacaggaggaggagagattccGGGGCGTCTTCAGATGTTGAACGTCACGCCTCATCATCACCAGCACTCACACATCCACTCCCACCTGCACCTGCACCAGCAAGACACAGGTACCCACTGCTGCTAACACTACCACAGTTGTGATCTTGTACTATGATCTACACACTACTATTTAGTGCTCTTTTGAGCTGGGCCTGAGAAAGCTCATCCTGTCTGTTACAGATGTTGATGTTAACGTGGTAGTTGATGCTGTGACTCTTATTAAATATCTCCTTGTGTTTCCTGTTACATCATTGGCCCCTAGCGGCGGGCGGGGTGCACCCCCTGATGGACCCGTTGGCGTCGGGGTCTCCCCTGGCCCGCCTGCCCTACCCAGGGGCAACGCTGGGCACCCCCATCCTGGCACACCCCCTCACTGAAAGCGAGGTGCTACGACAACAGCTCTTCGGTGAGGAAAGGCTTGTTTTTTCAGtctgtttgtttatttttctgtctgtctgtgttgtatcaTGAATATCATGCCTACTGTAACTATCTTTCTGTCACTGTCTACcccacctgtctctcctttctccactccttctctcacctgtctctctcttctccactcctcctctcacctgtctctctcttctccactcctcctctcacctgtatatctccttctccactcctcctctcacctctctcctcttctccactcctcctctcacctgtaTATCTCCTTCTCCACTCACCTGTCTATCtccttctccactcctcctctcacctgtctctcctcttctccactcctcctctcatctgtctatctccttctccactcctcctctcacctgtctctcccttctccactcctcctctcacctgtctctcccttctccactcctcctctcatctgtctctcctcttttccactcctcctctcatctgtctctcctcttttccactcctcctctcatctgtctatctccttctccactcctcctctcacctgtctctcccttctccactccttctctcacctgtctctctcttctccactcctcctctcacctgtctctctcttctccactcctcctctcacctgtatatctccttctccactcctcctctcacctctctcctcttctccactcctcctctcacctgtaTATCTCCTTCTCCACTCACCTGTCTATCtccttctccactcctcctctcacctgtctctcctcttctccactcctcctctcatctgtctatctccttctccactcctcctctcacctgtctctcccttctccactcctctcatctgtctctcctcttttccactcctcctctcacctgtctctccttttctccactcctcctctcacctgtctctccttttctccactcctcctctcacctgtctctcctcttctccctttccTCTTCCCTTTTCCTTCCCCCTCCAGGCGCTCCGTTCCGTGAGCtgccccagccctcctctctgacAGGTTCCATGTCAGCGGCCCACCAGCTCCAGGCCATGCAGCAGGCCCAGAGCGCAGAGCTGCAGATCCAGAGACTGGCCCTGGAACAGCAGTggatccaccaccaccactccctcACCCAGGACGAGTACTACAGGTAGCCTACTAATGGGACCAGGGGAGTTGGGTGGGGTGTGGGGAGACTGTGTCAGCTGgaggtgtgggagagagagagagtgtgtgtgtgtgtgtgtgtgtgtgtgtgtgtgtgtgtgtgtgtgtgtgtgtgtgtgtgtgtgtgtgtgtgtgtgtgtgtgtgcacatcatccctgaccctgtctcatacagtctcttctctcttcctcagcCACTTAAAGAAGGAAAGCGACAAGACCCTGtaagggaggaaaagagagggggaacaAGCCCACGGATGACAAACCCAAaggaggaagaaaggagagaaataTCTGCAAAGGAAGAAGAAAACAACAAAACGGAAGCACTAAAAACAATGAAGGAAGAGTCAAATGAAACCATAGACTGGACACACATCATACCATAGGAACCTGAGGAGAAATGAACTGATTGAGAAACCAGATGAaaaaagggagagatggatgagagGAGTGAAAACGTTGCTCACAGTCTGTGTTGTCTATACTATACCATAGCCCCAGACTCTGTGACAGTCTGTGTTGTCTGTACTATACCATAGCCCCAGACTCTGTGACAGTCTGTGTTGTCTGTACTATACCATAGCCCCAGACTCTGGGCGCATCACAGCGTATGTTGTTCAACTCCAGTCAGTTTTGTATTGTGCCCTGTACAGTATACTAGGTGGGAGCAgcaatataatacagtacagtctgGTGTAAATGACCTTGTGCCAGGAAGAATGTGTACATGAGGCTCTCTTTTATGTCATTGCATGTAGCTAGGCGCTTATTGTGAACTGGTTGAACTCCTGGTTCTATTTTTAGTAATCGCCCTCTCTTTCCTAACGGATGGGTGGTGTGTGAGTATGCATGAGATCAGCAATTAAGAAGTGTCATATTATGTTAACGATTAatagtattgttattattattcatGTCTGTTTGTTGATAATTCTATAATTCTATATACATATTAtttgtattgttattttattacattttcatGGTATGGCGGTTTCTTTCGTTTTTTATTGTGAAATGAGATGCAAATGAAGGAAAAAGACGGAAGATAAACTACATCATTTTTGGGGGAAAATATATGGGTCTCTGATGTGgttgtgtacagtatgttctctcctctctctctctacacgaACACGTGCATCTCTGTCTTGGTGTTTATATAAAACACACATaaagcatacagtaccagtcaaaagtttggactcacctactcattcaagggtttttcttaatttttactattttctacattgtagaaaagtagtgaagacatcaaaactatgaaataacacatatggaatcatgttttaaccaaaaaagtgttaaacaaatcaaaatatattttatattggagattcttcaaagtagccactctttgccttgatgacagctttgcacactcttggcattctctcaaccagcttcatgaggtagttacctggaatgcatttcaattaacaggtgtgccttgttaaaaggtaatttgtggaatttcattccttcttaatgcatttgagccaatcagttgtgttgtgacaaggtagggagggtatacagaagatagccctatttggtaaaatgccaagtccatattatagtaagaacagctcaaataagctaagaaaaatgacagtccatcattactttaagacatgaaggtcagtcaatccaaaaaatgtcaagaactttgaaagtttcttcaagtgcagtcataaaaactatcaagcactatgatgaaactggctctcatgaggaccgccacaggaaaggaagacccagagttacctctgctgcagagaataagttcatagAGCTAACTGCACCTttgattgcagcccaaataaatgtttcacagagttcaagtaaaagacatctcaacatgaactgttcagagactgcgtgaatcaggctgtcatggtcgaattgctgcaaggaaactaatactaaaggacaccaataagaagaagagactttcttgtgctaagaaacacgagcaattgacattagaccaaTGGAAATCTTTCCAAACTTgtgatttttggtttcaaccactgtgtctttgtgagacgcagagtaggtgaacggatgatctcgtgtggtttccaccgtgaagcatggaggaggtggtgtaatggtgccttgcttgtgacactgtcagtgatttatttagaattcaaggcacacttaaccagcatggctaccacagcattctgcagcgatacgccatcccat is a window of Salmo trutta chromosome 37, fSalTru1.1, whole genome shotgun sequence DNA encoding:
- the LOC115176656 gene encoding atrophin-1, which codes for MGFPHAVAAHRERMKPGFEFKSEDRVYQPGSLGDPTALALAHSHSHAHAHAHAHAHSLLLGGGGGGEVSIYGTPPPQAPPPPPPPLQNPALAPVSRLPNPPPAPQSLSNPPPFSLLPPSLPSHPAPAPAPPPPAPAAAPLPAPPPPSSNPVSSLHHPAPHSFPSSLPPSHPPPAPASVTAPSETYPPPTRSPTTSERERSGERERERERDRAGLPAGGERGRERERERERERERGGSNGSGGSGGSGGGGTGGGEIPGRLQMLNVTPHHHQHSHIHSHLHLHQQDTAAGGVHPLMDPLASGSPLARLPYPGATLGTPILAHPLTESEVLRQQLFGAPFRELPQPSSLTGSMSAAHQLQAMQQAQSAELQIQRLALEQQWIHHHHSLTQDEYYSHLKKESDKTL